The following proteins are encoded in a genomic region of Pikeienuella piscinae:
- the dapD gene encoding 2,3,4,5-tetrahydropyridine-2,6-dicarboxylate N-succinyltransferase, producing MSNAALEKAIETAWEERDAITPATTGEIREAVEAALDAMEEGALRVAERGADGVWKVNQWAKKAVLLSFRLNDMAPIAGGPGDATWWDKVPSKFDGWGENQWRAAGFRAVPNCIVRRSAYIAKGVVLMPSFVNLGAHVGEGTMVDTWATVGSCAQIGRNVHLSGGVGIGGVLEPMQAGPTIIEDDCFIGARSEVVEGCIVREGSVLGMGVYIGQSTKIVDRETGEVMYGEVPAGSVVVSGSLPSKNGVSLYCAVIVKRVDAQTRAKTSVNELLRD from the coding sequence ATGAGCAACGCCGCGTTGGAGAAAGCGATCGAGACCGCATGGGAGGAGCGCGATGCGATCACCCCCGCGACGACCGGCGAGATACGCGAAGCGGTCGAGGCCGCGTTGGACGCGATGGAGGAAGGCGCGCTCCGCGTCGCCGAGCGGGGCGCGGATGGTGTCTGGAAAGTGAACCAGTGGGCGAAAAAGGCGGTGCTGCTTTCCTTTCGGCTCAACGACATGGCGCCGATCGCAGGCGGCCCCGGCGACGCGACGTGGTGGGACAAAGTGCCCTCCAAGTTCGACGGCTGGGGAGAGAACCAGTGGCGCGCGGCGGGCTTTCGCGCGGTGCCGAACTGCATCGTCAGGCGTTCCGCCTATATCGCGAAAGGGGTCGTGCTGATGCCCTCCTTCGTCAATCTCGGGGCCCATGTGGGCGAGGGGACGATGGTGGACACATGGGCCACGGTCGGCTCATGCGCCCAGATCGGCAGGAACGTGCACCTTTCCGGCGGCGTCGGCATCGGCGGCGTTCTGGAGCCAATGCAGGCTGGCCCGACGATCATCGAGGACGACTGCTTCATCGGCGCGCGTTCCGAAGTGGTCGAAGGCTGTATCGTTCGCGAGGGCTCGGTCCTCGGCATGGGGGTCTATATCGGCCAGTCGACCAAGATCGTCGACCGGGAGACTGGCGAGGTCATGTATGGCGAGGTGCCGGCCGGCTCCGTCGTCGTCTCAGGCTCGCTGCCTTCGAAGAACGGCGTAAGCCTTTACTGCGCGGTGATCGTCAAGCGGGTTGACGCGCAAACCCGCGCCAAGACGTCTGTCAACGAACTCTTGCGCGACTGA